In Amycolatopsis coloradensis, one genomic interval encodes:
- a CDS encoding NAD-dependent epimerase/dehydratase family protein: MNRVLVTGGAGFVGSHLCERLLDAGTEVVAADNFATAVMANVAHLLDRPGFRLLSRDVTGPMSAPGPFDVVFHLASAASPRDYFRLPLETLRAGSHGTERALDIAERDGARFVLASTSEVYGDPQEHPQREEYWGHVNPIGPRSVYDEAKRYAEALASAMRRERDANTGIARIFNTYGPRMRPDDGRMIPTFIGQALAGEPLTVTGSGDQTRSLCYVDDTVRGLIALADSDVPGPVNLGNPHELTVLRIAEEILAVTGSASRIEHVDAAVDDPARRCPDISRARRELGWEPEIPLTEGLPRTVAWFARPRSGPYPAAGV; this comes from the coding sequence ATGAACAGAGTGCTGGTGACCGGAGGCGCGGGTTTCGTCGGCTCGCATCTGTGCGAACGCCTGCTGGACGCGGGCACGGAGGTCGTCGCGGCGGACAATTTCGCCACGGCCGTCATGGCCAACGTGGCGCATCTCCTCGACCGTCCGGGGTTCCGGCTCCTCTCCCGTGACGTCACCGGGCCGATGAGCGCGCCGGGCCCGTTCGACGTCGTCTTCCACCTCGCGTCCGCCGCCTCGCCCCGTGACTACTTCCGCCTTCCGCTCGAGACGCTGCGCGCGGGCTCGCACGGCACCGAGCGGGCGCTGGACATCGCCGAACGCGACGGCGCGCGGTTCGTCCTCGCCTCGACGAGCGAGGTCTACGGCGATCCGCAGGAGCACCCGCAGCGCGAGGAATACTGGGGGCACGTGAACCCGATCGGACCGCGCAGCGTCTACGACGAGGCCAAGCGGTACGCCGAAGCGCTCGCTTCGGCCATGCGCCGGGAACGGGACGCGAACACCGGCATAGCCCGGATCTTCAACACCTACGGCCCGCGTATGCGCCCCGACGACGGCCGCATGATCCCGACGTTCATCGGCCAGGCGCTGGCGGGCGAACCGCTCACCGTGACCGGCAGCGGCGACCAGACCCGTTCCCTCTGCTACGTCGACGACACGGTCCGCGGTCTGATCGCGCTGGCGGACTCCGACGTGCCCGGCCCGGTGAACCTGGGCAATCCGCACGAATTGACCGTGTTACGGATCGCGGAGGAGATTCTGGCCGTCACCGGCAGCGCGTCGCGGATCGAGCATGTCGACGCGGCGGTCGACGATCCGGCCCGCCGCTGCCCGGACATCTCCCGCGCCCGCCGGGAACTCGGCTGGGAGCCGGAGATCCCGCTGACGGAAGGACTTCCACGCACCGTCGCCTGGTTCGCGCGGCCACGGTCCGGCCCATACCCGGCCGCCGGCGTCTGA